A stretch of the Anaerolineae bacterium genome encodes the following:
- a CDS encoding DUF4349 domain-containing protein, with protein sequence MKLRWWKMVVVWLGLMVLAGCASKARAPLPMEQPLPMAKGEETMGVSVPESLSVADEIAAQPSVVSGEDAAQGQQTERLVVRTAYLSIVVPDPEATMNDLAGLAEEMGGFVVSSGLSTLRLANGDEVPQASITFRVPAEKFQESLSQVRSMASRVNEERIQGQDVTEEYVDLQARLRNLRAAEKQLQEIMDQATRTEDVLHVYRELTNIRGEIERLQGRIRYLEQAAAMSSITVGLVPDEAAQPLRIGGWEPKGVVRDALQALIRTLQGLVTVVIWLIVYLLPVLVALGVVFGLPVFGLIRLWRRRKRRVAVSED encoded by the coding sequence ATGAAGCTCCGATGGTGGAAGATGGTGGTGGTTTGGCTGGGACTGATGGTGCTGGCGGGGTGCGCATCCAAGGCGCGGGCGCCGTTGCCCATGGAACAGCCGTTACCTATGGCGAAGGGGGAAGAGACCATGGGCGTGAGTGTGCCTGAATCGCTGTCGGTCGCCGACGAGATAGCCGCGCAGCCATCGGTCGTTTCAGGAGAGGATGCTGCGCAGGGGCAACAAACAGAGCGCCTGGTGGTGCGCACCGCCTATCTCTCCATCGTGGTGCCTGATCCGGAGGCGACGATGAACGACCTGGCTGGCCTGGCCGAGGAGATGGGCGGTTTTGTGGTTTCCTCGGGCCTTTCGACCCTGCGGCTGGCGAACGGCGATGAGGTGCCCCAGGCCTCGATCACCTTCCGCGTGCCGGCGGAGAAATTCCAGGAGAGTTTGAGCCAGGTGCGCAGCATGGCCTCGCGGGTCAACGAGGAGCGCATCCAGGGCCAGGATGTGACCGAGGAGTATGTGGATTTGCAGGCTCGTCTGCGCAATTTGCGGGCCGCCGAGAAGCAACTGCAAGAGATCATGGATCAGGCCACCCGCACCGAGGATGTGTTGCATGTGTATCGCGAGTTGACCAACATCCGAGGGGAGATCGAGCGCCTGCAGGGACGCATCCGATACCTGGAGCAGGCGGCGGCCATGTCGTCCATCACGGTGGGTTTGGTCCCCGACGAAGCCGCGCAGCCCTTGCGCATCGGCGGCTGGGAGCCCAAAGGGGTGGTCAGGGATGCCCTGCAGGCCCTCATCCGCACCCTGCAGGGGTTGGTCACGGTGGTCATTTGGCTGATCGTCTATCTTTTGCCGGTGTTGGTGGCGCTGGGTGTGGTGTTCGGGCTGCCCGTCTTCGGCCTGATTCGCCTGTGGCGCCGCCGCAAGCGCCGGGTCGCGGTGTCCGAAGATTGA
- the ndhC gene encoding NAD(P)H-quinone oxidoreductase subunit 3 — MWNVWSYVAIFFIVALLFPVLPIALGVILGPKRATPIKVQPYECGMETVGDSWVQFKAQYYIFALVFLIFDVELVFLYPWAVAYDLLPLYAVFEGVLFILMLALALVYAWRKGALEWI; from the coding sequence ATGTGGAACGTATGGTCCTATGTTGCCATTTTCTTCATTGTTGCGCTGCTGTTCCCTGTGCTGCCCATCGCGTTGGGCGTGATTTTGGGGCCTAAGCGCGCCACGCCGATTAAGGTGCAACCTTACGAGTGCGGTATGGAGACCGTGGGGGATAGTTGGGTGCAGTTCAAGGCTCAGTATTACATTTTTGCGCTGGTGTTCCTCATTTTCGATGTGGAATTGGTCTTCCTTTACCCTTGGGCTGTCGCCTACGATCTCCTGCCCCTGTATGCGGTGTTTGAAGGGGTGCTGTTCATCCTCATGCTGGCGCTGGCGTTGGTGTACGCCTGGCGCAAAGGCGCGTTGGAATGGATTTAA
- the nuoH gene encoding NADH-quinone oxidoreductase subunit NuoH, producing MSFWNDPVSAVGDWLRALLSGWGLPPEAVTAIVYFLAALVLAGVLFGFVVFLIWYERKLVARMQDRLGPNRVGPYGLLQPIADVLKLILKEVITPAEADKPLYNLAPILSVAGALLVWAAVPLAPTLGVDMNVGVLFIVAAGTLSTLAVILAGWASNNKYALLGAFRTVAQVVSYEVPMVLTLMVPVILARTMSVQGIVQSQTVWYLVYTPVALLVFFVASIAEIGRTPFDLLEAESEIVAGFHIEYSGMKFAMFFAGEFLHAFTVGALTALLFLGGWRGPGVEIYPILGVVYFWIKAFLAYTVVAWIRFTFPRLRIDQMMDFCWKFLTPLALVLVMGTAVLDKLVVGWGPWGRALAHLAMNIVIGWAALAWSEAQTRRKPRPVVSEPRPVARPPQPAESAEVPAEAA from the coding sequence ATGAGTTTTTGGAACGACCCCGTGTCTGCCGTTGGTGACTGGCTGCGGGCGCTGCTTTCCGGCTGGGGATTGCCGCCGGAGGCGGTCACGGCCATTGTGTACTTCCTGGCTGCGTTGGTTCTGGCAGGGGTATTGTTTGGGTTTGTGGTCTTCCTCATCTGGTACGAGCGGAAACTGGTGGCCCGCATGCAGGACCGGTTGGGGCCCAACCGGGTGGGGCCTTATGGGTTGCTGCAGCCCATCGCCGATGTGCTCAAGTTGATCCTCAAAGAGGTGATCACCCCCGCGGAGGCGGATAAGCCGTTGTACAATCTGGCGCCCATCCTTTCGGTGGCGGGGGCGTTGTTGGTGTGGGCGGCGGTGCCTTTGGCACCCACCCTGGGGGTGGATATGAATGTGGGCGTGCTGTTCATCGTGGCCGCTGGCACGCTAAGCACCCTGGCGGTGATTCTGGCGGGATGGGCCTCCAACAACAAGTACGCCCTGTTGGGCGCTTTCCGCACCGTGGCCCAGGTGGTGTCCTACGAGGTGCCCATGGTGCTCACGCTGATGGTGCCGGTCATCCTGGCGCGCACCATGAGCGTGCAGGGCATCGTGCAGAGCCAGACGGTCTGGTACCTGGTTTATACGCCGGTGGCTTTGTTGGTGTTCTTCGTGGCCTCCATCGCCGAGATTGGGCGCACGCCTTTCGACCTGCTGGAAGCCGAATCGGAAATCGTGGCCGGGTTCCACATCGAGTACTCCGGCATGAAGTTCGCCATGTTTTTTGCGGGCGAGTTCCTCCATGCGTTCACAGTGGGGGCCTTGACTGCTTTGTTGTTCCTGGGCGGCTGGCGCGGCCCGGGGGTGGAGATTTACCCCATTTTGGGCGTGGTGTATTTCTGGATCAAGGCCTTTTTGGCGTATACCGTGGTGGCCTGGATTCGGTTCACCTTCCCGCGCCTGCGTATTGATCAGATGATGGACTTCTGCTGGAAGTTCCTCACCCCGCTGGCGCTGGTGCTGGTTATGGGCACGGCGGTGCTGGACAAGTTGGTTGTCGGCTGGGGCCCCTGGGGCCGTGCGCTGGCCCATCTGGCGATGAATATCGTCATCGGCTGGGCGGCGCTGGCCTGGAGCGAGGCGCAAACCCGGCGCAAGCCGCGCCCGGTGGTGAGCGAGCCGCGCCCGGTGGCTCGTCCGCCGCAACCCGCCGAGTCGGCCGAGGTGCCGGCAGAGGCCGCCTGA
- a CDS encoding NADH-quinone oxidoreductase subunit J has product MTLVQIVFLITAAVMVVAALRMVTTPNLVHAALWLVLALFGGAVMYVLLEAPFLAVAQVVIYIGAIAILMIFAIMLTRRELRDRGPQTGRQWPLAALVALAVLAGVMALVRAWPRYTIASADAVPANSIQLLGQSLVAPQGFVIPFEVASVLLLAALIGAIYIAWGRRAGK; this is encoded by the coding sequence ATGACGCTGGTGCAGATTGTCTTCCTGATCACCGCGGCGGTGATGGTGGTCGCGGCGTTGCGGATGGTCACGACGCCTAACCTGGTGCATGCCGCGTTATGGTTGGTGCTGGCTTTGTTCGGCGGCGCCGTGATGTATGTGCTGCTGGAGGCGCCTTTTCTGGCGGTCGCTCAGGTGGTGATTTACATCGGGGCCATCGCCATCTTGATGATTTTTGCCATCATGCTCACCCGGCGGGAGCTGCGCGACCGCGGGCCGCAGACCGGCAGGCAGTGGCCCCTGGCCGCGCTGGTGGCGCTGGCGGTTCTGGCCGGGGTGATGGCTCTGGTGCGGGCCTGGCCAAGGTACACCATCGCTTCGGCCGACGCGGTGCCCGCCAACAGCATCCAATTGCTGGGGCAAAGTTTGGTGGCTCCGCAGGGCTTTGTGATCCCCTTCGAGGTGGCCTCGGTGCTGTTGCTGGCCGCTTTGATCGGGGCGATTTACATCGCCTGGGGACGCCGGGCAGGGAAATAG
- the nuoK gene encoding NADH-quinone oxidoreductase subunit NuoK, producing MIPLSWYLTLAAVLFSIGLYGVLARRNAVAILMGVELMLNAVNINLLAFWRYRAPETVSGQVFAIIVFAVAAAEVAVGLALFIAVYRRRRSILADDINLLKW from the coding sequence ATGATCCCTCTCTCCTGGTACCTTACTTTGGCGGCGGTGCTGTTCAGCATCGGGTTGTATGGCGTGCTGGCCCGCCGTAATGCGGTGGCCATCTTGATGGGGGTGGAACTCATGCTCAACGCCGTGAATATCAATTTGCTGGCGTTCTGGCGCTACCGCGCTCCGGAGACGGTGAGCGGACAGGTGTTTGCCATTATCGTCTTTGCCGTGGCCGCGGCTGAGGTGGCCGTGGGGCTGGCGTTGTTCATTGCCGTCTATCGCCGCCGCCGCTCGATTCTGGCCGACGATATCAACTTGTTGAAGTGGTAG
- the nuoL gene encoding NADH-quinone oxidoreductase subunit L, protein MPMETLLWLIPAFPLVAFFLIVLFINPKKGLSHSLALGAVFLSWLGSMFVFIRALQAGAEALVEEPFHSVVNWLPEGEGFFRVGLSVDPLTAVVLFFVAWTILMIFLYSIGYHNYGAPEGDHDRKGLPPHGATVEEHGHRHKVPSVEPMYSRFFAFVSLFAFGMYLLVLSDNLLTLFVGWEIMGLCSYLLIGFWFAKPSARAAAIKAFMTTRVGDVFMLLGVVYIYKVVGSLRFADIFAPENLHKLAALPAPVLGLSAAGLAGLLLFTGTVGKSAQWPLHVWLPDAMEGPTPVSAMIHAATMVSAGVYMVIRVFPLLKIGSEGGAFLSPLAVMAFIGAFTALFAASIAVAQNDIKRVLAYSTISQLGYMVAALGAGAFVAATFHLITHAFFKALLFLGSGSVIHGMEHGVLHTDQHVDPQDMFNMGGLAKKMPITFWTFLIGGFALSGFPVLTAGFWSKDEIFASAFANGHRVVFWTLAAAALLTAFYTMRQITLTFLGKPRTKAAEHAQETPWTMTVPLMVLSVFAVGYGWLGIPEHFPILGGLLPNWFHHWVNATYEGLFSQLHLAEHAAETGSALPLLTSLVVSLGGLFLGWLVYRDVTEPDPAQDPLKKVLGPIHTVLANKYYFDELYDFLFVRPSVWIAEVLTFRWIDRGVIDGILHTMFRMAYAVGKWLSKYIDLRVISDGGDLMAASVRGFGRGLRVVQTGQIQQYMLIALVNLVAFGAVLYYFLVMLR, encoded by the coding sequence ATGCCGATGGAAACTTTGCTCTGGTTGATTCCCGCTTTCCCTTTGGTGGCCTTTTTCCTGATTGTGTTGTTCATTAACCCGAAGAAGGGGTTGAGCCACTCCCTGGCCCTGGGGGCGGTGTTTCTCTCCTGGCTGGGGAGTATGTTCGTGTTCATCCGGGCGTTACAGGCCGGGGCTGAGGCTCTGGTGGAGGAGCCTTTCCATTCGGTGGTCAACTGGCTGCCTGAGGGGGAGGGCTTTTTCCGCGTTGGGCTCTCGGTGGACCCCCTCACGGCGGTGGTCCTGTTCTTTGTGGCCTGGACGATTTTGATGATCTTCCTCTATTCCATTGGGTACCACAACTATGGCGCTCCGGAGGGGGATCACGATCGCAAGGGCCTGCCGCCTCACGGCGCCACCGTGGAGGAGCATGGACACAGGCATAAGGTGCCCTCGGTGGAGCCCATGTACTCCCGCTTCTTCGCTTTTGTGAGCCTCTTTGCCTTTGGGATGTACCTGCTCGTGCTGTCGGACAACCTGCTCACGCTGTTCGTGGGCTGGGAGATCATGGGCCTGTGCTCTTATCTCTTGATTGGCTTTTGGTTCGCCAAGCCCTCGGCCCGTGCGGCAGCCATTAAGGCTTTTATGACTACGCGCGTGGGCGATGTGTTCATGCTGCTGGGCGTGGTGTACATCTACAAGGTGGTGGGCTCCCTGCGCTTTGCTGATATTTTTGCCCCTGAGAACTTGCACAAGTTAGCGGCTCTGCCGGCGCCGGTGCTGGGCCTTTCGGCGGCCGGGCTGGCCGGGCTGCTGCTTTTCACCGGCACGGTGGGCAAGTCGGCTCAGTGGCCCCTGCATGTGTGGCTGCCCGACGCGATGGAAGGTCCCACGCCCGTCTCGGCCATGATCCATGCGGCGACCATGGTCTCGGCCGGCGTATACATGGTCATCCGTGTCTTCCCCCTGCTGAAGATCGGCTCGGAAGGTGGGGCGTTCCTCTCGCCGCTGGCGGTGATGGCGTTCATCGGCGCCTTTACCGCGCTCTTCGCGGCGAGCATTGCCGTGGCCCAGAACGACATCAAGCGGGTGCTGGCCTACTCCACCATCTCCCAGTTGGGCTACATGGTGGCGGCCCTGGGTGCGGGCGCTTTCGTGGCTGCAACCTTCCATCTGATCACCCACGCTTTTTTCAAGGCGTTACTCTTCCTGGGAAGCGGTTCGGTGATTCACGGCATGGAGCACGGCGTGCTGCACACCGACCAGCATGTGGATCCCCAGGATATGTTCAACATGGGCGGTTTGGCTAAAAAGATGCCTATCACCTTCTGGACCTTCCTCATCGGTGGGTTCGCCCTTTCCGGCTTCCCGGTGCTCACCGCGGGCTTCTGGTCCAAGGATGAGATTTTCGCCAGCGCTTTCGCCAACGGCCATAGGGTGGTCTTCTGGACCCTGGCGGCGGCGGCGCTGCTCACCGCCTTCTACACCATGCGGCAGATCACCCTGACCTTCCTGGGGAAGCCGCGCACCAAAGCGGCCGAGCACGCCCAGGAGACGCCCTGGACGATGACCGTGCCGCTGATGGTGCTCAGCGTCTTCGCCGTGGGGTATGGCTGGCTGGGTATTCCGGAGCATTTCCCCATCCTGGGCGGCCTGCTGCCCAACTGGTTCCATCACTGGGTGAACGCCACCTACGAGGGCCTGTTCAGCCAACTTCATCTGGCCGAGCACGCCGCCGAGACGGGCAGTGCGTTGCCGTTGCTGACTTCGTTGGTGGTCTCTTTGGGTGGTTTGTTCCTGGGCTGGCTGGTGTACCGGGATGTCACCGAGCCCGATCCTGCCCAGGATCCCCTGAAGAAGGTGCTGGGGCCGATTCACACGGTGTTGGCCAACAAGTACTACTTCGACGAGTTGTACGACTTCCTCTTTGTGCGGCCTTCGGTCTGGATCGCAGAGGTGTTGACCTTCCGCTGGATCGACCGGGGCGTCATCGACGGCATCCTGCACACCATGTTCCGTATGGCCTACGCCGTGGGCAAGTGGCTGAGCAAGTACATTGACCTGCGCGTGATCAGCGATGGCGGTGACCTGATGGCGGCCAGCGTGCGCGGTTTTGGCCGTGGGTTGCGCGTGGTGCAAACCGGCCAGATTCAGCAGTACATGCTCATCGCGCTGGTCAATCTGGTGGCCTTTGGTGCCGTGTTGTACTATTTCCTGGTCATGTTGCGCTAA
- a CDS encoding NADH-quinone oxidoreductase subunit M has protein sequence MAFLTSHLLTWILFLPIAVAVVLLFIPREQRNALRWVAFLGSLLPLALSVYLWFQFDAGQTGFQFQERVLWFAPSKVQYFVGVDGLSLTLVLLSTLLTSASILASWNIQDELKAYLVLFLLQEMGMLGVFLSLDLVLFFVFWEIGVIPMFFLIHRWGSPKGEREIWGGIKLKARSYAAFKFLVYSIVGSVGLLFAAVALTRMVGTSALPTLLAEWPQASGSFFGLPVNVVKALTFWGMVLAFAVKVPMWPFHTWLPDAHTEAPTAGSMILAGVLLKLGGYGFLRLVLPLFPEMSKHYAGLFALLAMLSIVLGAFAAYGQTDFKRLVAYSSVNHMGFMVLGMAVAAAAIGTKDAVIAYNGAVLQMFNHGLSAAGMFFLVGVLYERAHTRDLEKFGGLFPLMPVYGGILIFTSMASLGLPGLNGFVSEFLVVRGAWPVFTLFTALSMLGLLFTGAYILKAIKMVLHGPLNEHWEGHLTDISAREVVVIAPLMVLMLWIGVWPMWILDVINKVALHLVG, from the coding sequence ATGGCGTTTCTCACCTCTCATTTGCTCACCTGGATTCTGTTCTTGCCCATCGCCGTTGCCGTGGTGTTGCTGTTCATCCCGCGGGAACAGAGGAATGCCCTTCGATGGGTGGCCTTTTTGGGGAGTTTGCTCCCCCTGGCCTTGAGCGTGTACCTGTGGTTCCAGTTCGATGCTGGACAGACGGGATTCCAGTTCCAGGAACGGGTGTTGTGGTTTGCCCCCTCTAAGGTGCAGTACTTCGTGGGGGTGGATGGGCTTTCCCTGACGCTGGTCCTGCTTTCCACTCTGTTGACTTCAGCCTCCATTCTGGCTTCCTGGAACATCCAGGATGAGTTGAAAGCCTACCTGGTGCTCTTTCTGCTCCAGGAAATGGGGATGTTGGGTGTGTTCCTCTCCCTGGACCTGGTGCTGTTCTTCGTGTTCTGGGAAATCGGTGTTATCCCCATGTTCTTCCTCATCCACCGCTGGGGCAGCCCCAAGGGAGAGCGCGAGATTTGGGGCGGCATCAAGTTGAAGGCCCGCTCCTATGCCGCGTTCAAGTTCCTGGTCTATAGCATCGTGGGTTCGGTGGGGTTGCTCTTTGCGGCCGTGGCCCTGACGCGCATGGTGGGCACTTCGGCGTTGCCCACTTTGCTGGCCGAGTGGCCTCAGGCCAGCGGGTCCTTCTTTGGCCTGCCGGTGAATGTGGTCAAGGCGTTGACCTTCTGGGGGATGGTCCTGGCCTTTGCGGTCAAGGTGCCCATGTGGCCCTTTCACACCTGGTTGCCCGACGCCCACACCGAGGCGCCCACCGCCGGCTCGATGATCCTGGCGGGGGTGCTGCTGAAGTTGGGCGGCTATGGGTTCCTGCGCCTGGTGTTGCCGTTGTTCCCCGAGATGTCCAAGCACTACGCCGGACTGTTCGCCCTGCTGGCCATGCTGTCCATCGTGTTGGGCGCCTTTGCGGCCTACGGCCAGACGGACTTCAAGCGCCTGGTGGCTTACTCCTCGGTGAATCACATGGGCTTTATGGTGTTGGGCATGGCCGTGGCGGCGGCGGCCATCGGCACGAAGGACGCCGTCATCGCCTACAACGGCGCGGTGTTGCAGATGTTCAATCACGGCCTCTCTGCGGCCGGGATGTTCTTCCTGGTGGGCGTGCTTTACGAGCGCGCGCACACCCGCGATCTGGAGAAGTTCGGTGGGTTGTTCCCCCTGATGCCGGTGTACGGCGGCATCCTCATCTTCACTTCCATGGCTTCTTTGGGGTTACCCGGCTTGAACGGCTTTGTCTCCGAGTTCCTGGTGGTGCGCGGCGCCTGGCCGGTGTTCACCCTGTTCACCGCGCTGAGTATGTTGGGGCTGCTGTTCACCGGTGCCTACATTTTGAAGGCGATCAAGATGGTGCTGCATGGGCCGTTGAATGAGCACTGGGAGGGGCACTTGACCGACATCTCCGCACGGGAGGTGGTGGTCATCGCGCCGCTCATGGTGCTTATGTTGTGGATTGGCGTGTGGCCCATGTGGATTTTGGATGTGATCAACAAGGTGGCATTGCACCTGGTCGGGTAG
- a CDS encoding NADH-quinone oxidoreductase subunit N, protein MFGNVTPAMIRAITPELLLLAVALLVMLLDMVWKDDQRRSLGWVTAAGLAVTMVVSLWVALPPKGGATLWGGMIRHDALAFVFQIAFLFAAAVTALFAMDVASIGRRGEFYLLLLASTLGMTLMAAANDLVMLYLAIETTSIPLYVLAGFMKDDEASTEAGFKYLLFGAMTSAVMLYAFSLLYGFAGTTSLSALPGALQASGVPLWVILGVLLLALAGFAFKISAVPFHFWAPDVYTGAPSPVAGFLSTASKAAGFAVVLRVLLVVFTGAEMPYWGALLAALSAATMTLGNTVALTQKNIKRLLAYSSIAHAGYILMGLVALTSLGVTSVVYYLLAYLATNLVAFGVVSIVGKALGSDDLDAYDGLHQRSPGLAAALLWALLSLAGIPPLGGFVAKAWVFGAAVNAGLVWLAVLAAFNALVAAFYYVWVLKRMYFPAQPVADPQPIPVTLPQSLALWVLAVVILALGVAFAPWYHWAQAAAAALF, encoded by the coding sequence GTGTTCGGAAACGTTACCCCTGCAATGATCCGGGCGATTACGCCGGAATTGCTCCTGTTGGCCGTGGCTTTGCTGGTGATGCTCCTGGACATGGTCTGGAAGGATGACCAGCGCCGCTCCCTGGGATGGGTTACGGCGGCTGGTCTGGCCGTGACCATGGTGGTAAGTTTGTGGGTGGCCTTGCCACCCAAAGGTGGGGCCACGCTGTGGGGCGGCATGATTCGCCACGACGCCCTGGCCTTCGTGTTCCAGATCGCCTTTCTCTTCGCTGCGGCCGTCACGGCCTTGTTCGCCATGGATGTGGCAAGCATCGGGCGGCGGGGTGAGTTCTACCTGCTCTTGCTGGCCAGCACCTTGGGCATGACCCTGATGGCGGCGGCCAACGATCTCGTCATGCTTTACCTGGCCATTGAGACCACCTCCATCCCGTTGTATGTGCTGGCCGGTTTCATGAAGGACGACGAGGCCTCCACCGAAGCGGGCTTCAAATACCTGCTGTTCGGCGCCATGACCTCGGCGGTGATGCTTTATGCCTTTAGCCTGTTGTACGGATTTGCCGGAACGACCAGCCTGTCGGCGTTGCCTGGCGCGCTGCAGGCTTCCGGTGTGCCGCTGTGGGTGATTTTGGGTGTGTTGCTGCTCGCCCTGGCGGGGTTTGCCTTCAAGATTTCGGCGGTTCCGTTCCATTTCTGGGCGCCGGATGTGTACACCGGCGCGCCGTCCCCGGTGGCCGGGTTCCTCTCCACGGCTTCCAAGGCGGCCGGCTTTGCCGTGGTGCTCCGCGTGTTGCTGGTGGTCTTCACCGGCGCGGAGATGCCTTACTGGGGCGCTTTGCTGGCGGCTCTCTCGGCGGCCACGATGACCCTGGGCAACACGGTGGCCTTGACCCAGAAGAACATCAAGCGCCTGCTGGCCTATTCCAGCATTGCCCACGCGGGCTACATCCTGATGGGCTTGGTCGCCCTGACCAGCCTGGGGGTAACCAGCGTGGTCTACTACCTGCTGGCCTATCTGGCGACCAACCTGGTCGCCTTTGGGGTGGTCTCCATCGTGGGCAAGGCGCTGGGCAGCGATGACCTGGACGCCTACGATGGGTTGCATCAGCGTTCGCCCGGTTTGGCGGCGGCGTTGCTGTGGGCCCTGCTCTCCCTGGCCGGCATCCCCCCCTTGGGCGGCTTCGTGGCCAAAGCGTGGGTGTTTGGCGCGGCGGTGAACGCGGGGTTGGTCTGGCTGGCCGTGCTGGCGGCCTTCAACGCCCTGGTGGCCGCGTTCTACTATGTGTGGGTGCTCAAGCGGATGTACTTCCCCGCGCAGCCGGTGGCCGATCCGCAGCCGATCCCGGTGACGTTGCCCCAATCCCTGGCGCTTTGGGTGCTGGCCGTGGTCATCCTGGCTTTGGGTGTGGCCTTTGCTCCCTGGTACCATTGGGCGCAGGCGGCTGCGGCGGCGCTGTTTTAG
- a CDS encoding AtpZ/AtpI family protein, whose translation MTVVVLTLMLLGGLWLDGHFGTRPLFTILMLVFSVPVTLVLMFTVVRRATQRISAMTGDHTWPSETLSQEEERGEA comes from the coding sequence TTGACGGTGGTGGTCCTGACGCTGATGTTGCTGGGAGGCTTGTGGTTGGACGGCCACTTTGGGACCCGCCCGTTGTTTACCATCTTGATGTTGGTGTTCAGCGTCCCGGTGACGCTGGTGTTGATGTTCACCGTGGTGCGCCGGGCGACGCAGCGCATTTCGGCGATGACGGGCGACCACACCTGGCCCTCGGAAACTTTATCTCAGGAGGAAGAGCGTGGCGAAGCCTAA
- a CDS encoding F0F1 ATP synthase subunit A translates to MAKPKWLRGKYRWWILLTIIVGLVATHYVPPIQPHVQLPAEKLSHEPLFTIPGGGPIYLTNTLVALLLVDLVLLAVVFAVQRAVKSGEMVPRGLSGVIEAALEYLHNLTESSTAKWTGFIFPFFATIFLMVLVANWMELLPGVDSIGFLEPAAEHGYPVKEILPGVAFLVKGAVEHGEGFKLVPWVRVVPTDLNFTVGLALVSVFMTQVLGFKALGLSYLSKFFRFSALAEPFKVFSDPNEPRKVRRFFSAFFMGAIDFVVGLIELISEFSKILSFSFRLFGNIFAGSVMLFVMGTLLPVVQSFFLLFELFVGIIQAFIFGILTMLFMSLATQGHGGHEEHAHA, encoded by the coding sequence GTGGCGAAGCCTAAATGGCTCCGAGGCAAGTACCGCTGGTGGATTTTGCTCACCATCATCGTGGGATTGGTGGCCACCCATTATGTGCCGCCCATTCAGCCGCATGTGCAACTGCCGGCCGAAAAGTTGTCCCATGAGCCGCTGTTCACCATCCCCGGCGGGGGCCCCATCTACCTGACCAATACCCTGGTGGCCTTGCTCCTGGTGGATCTGGTGTTGTTGGCGGTGGTCTTTGCGGTGCAACGGGCTGTGAAGAGCGGCGAGATGGTCCCGCGGGGGTTGAGCGGGGTGATCGAAGCCGCCCTGGAGTACCTGCACAACCTGACCGAAAGCAGTACGGCCAAGTGGACGGGGTTCATTTTTCCCTTCTTCGCCACCATTTTCTTGATGGTGTTGGTGGCCAATTGGATGGAGCTTCTCCCCGGGGTGGATAGCATTGGTTTTCTGGAACCCGCGGCCGAACACGGTTACCCCGTCAAGGAGATTTTGCCCGGCGTGGCCTTTTTGGTGAAAGGGGCAGTGGAGCACGGAGAAGGGTTCAAGTTGGTCCCCTGGGTGCGGGTAGTGCCCACGGATTTGAACTTTACCGTGGGATTGGCCCTGGTCTCGGTGTTCATGACCCAGGTGTTGGGCTTCAAGGCCCTGGGGTTGTCCTACCTGAGCAAGTTCTTCCGCTTCAGCGCCCTGGCGGAGCCCTTTAAGGTCTTCTCGGACCCCAACGAGCCCCGGAAGGTGCGCCGCTTCTTTAGCGCGTTCTTCATGGGCGCCATTGATTTTGTGGTCGGGCTGATCGAACTCATCTCCGAGTTCTCGAAGATTCTCTCGTTCTCTTTCCGGTTGTTCGGCAACATCTTCGCCGGTTCGGTGATGTTGTTTGTCATGGGTACCCTGTTGCCCGTGGTGCAGTCCTTCTTTTTGCTGTTTGAGTTGTTCGTGGGCATCATCCAGGCCTTCATCTTCGGCATTCTGACCATGCTCTTCATGTCCCTGGCCACCCAGGGCCATGGCGGGCACGAAGAACATGCCCACGCCTGA
- the atpE gene encoding ATP synthase F0 subunit C — protein sequence MEGNIVQAAKLIGAGLAMIGAIGAGLGIGVLASGAVQGIARNPDAAGPVQTNMILGIAFAEAVAIYCLVVALLILFVF from the coding sequence ATGGAAGGAAACATCGTTCAAGCCGCTAAGTTGATCGGTGCGGGTCTGGCCATGATTGGCGCCATCGGTGCCGGGTTGGGCATCGGTGTGTTGGCGAGCGGGGCGGTGCAAGGGATTGCCCGTAACCCCGATGCTGCTGGCCCGGTGCAGACCAACATGATCCTGGGGATCGCCTTCGCGGAAGCCGTGGCCATTTACTGTCTGGTGGTGGCGCTGTTGATCCTGTTCGTGTTCTAA